From the Acidobacteriota bacterium genome, one window contains:
- a CDS encoding TraR/DksA C4-type zinc finger protein, with product MRKSGANHSFPVGQGTKGAVAVMAAKSKKRNVAVAEVPIGARYDELKRMLVERQREILSEVQGKIRDVRAEGSEKDHEVLDPGETSEVDIQEDIEFALIQMKAETLNKINEALSRLEEGTYGHCFECAEEIAQPRLRALPFAVRCKDCEEAREMAQQRERIQARRGSSSLGFDMRG from the coding sequence AGCTTCCCTGTAGGACAGGGAACGAAGGGAGCGGTTGCAGTCATGGCAGCCAAGTCGAAGAAGCGGAACGTAGCGGTAGCGGAAGTGCCCATCGGGGCACGGTACGACGAATTGAAGCGGATGCTCGTCGAGCGTCAGCGCGAGATCCTGAGCGAAGTTCAGGGGAAGATTCGCGATGTGCGCGCCGAGGGTTCGGAAAAGGACCACGAAGTGCTCGATCCGGGTGAGACCTCGGAGGTCGACATCCAGGAAGACATCGAATTCGCCCTCATCCAGATGAAGGCGGAGACGTTGAACAAAATCAACGAGGCGCTGTCGCGCCTTGAAGAAGGCACCTACGGTCATTGCTTCGAGTGCGCGGAAGAGATCGCCCAGCCCCGGCTGCGCGCGCTGCCCTTCGCGGTTCGCTGCAAGGACTGCGAAGAAGCCCGCGAGATGGCACAGCAGCGCGAACGCATCCAGGCGCGCCGCGGTTCCTCGAGCCTCGGTTTCGACATGCGGGGTTAA